Genomic window (Marinobacter fonticola):
CGCGCACGACGGAAAGGTCATGACTGATAAAAAGATAGCTCAGTCCATAGCGTTGCTGTAGCGAGCGCAGCAACTCGATGACCTGCTTTTGTACGGTCCGGTCCAAAGCGGACGTAGGCTCGTCCAGCACAATCAGCTTCGGATGCAGTACCAGAGCCCGGGCGATGGCGATGCGCTGCCGCTGACCGCCGGAAAACTCGTGTGGATAGCGGTGTCGCGTTTCCGGATCGAGGCCGACATCCTTTAAGGCCTGAATGATCATGGCCTCATGGCGTTCCTTTTCGTCCTGGAAGTGAACGTTCAAACCCTCGCCGATGATTTCACCCACGGACATGCGTGGGCTCAGGCTGCCATAAGGATCTTGAAAAACGATCTGAAGATGTCGGCGTAAGGGTTTGAATTGTTTCTGACTTAGGTGACCTATCGTGCGGTCCTCAAAGCGAATATCGCCGTCACACCGGGTCAGCTTCAGCAGAGCCATACCCAAGGTCGTCTTGCCGCTGCCGCTCTCGCCGACGATACCCAGGGTTTCCCCCGTGCGCAGAGAAAGCCCGACGTCATTAACCGCGTGCAGGAACGTCTTGGGTCGTCCCAGGAAATCTTTGGTGACGGGGAAACGTACATTGACCTTCTCCATCGTTAGCAGCGGGGTTGCGTCGCCGGCGATCGATGGCGGAGCGTCGCCAGGATCCGCATTCAGCAACATGCGGGTGTAAGCCTGGCTGGGATTGTTGAAGACATCTTCCGTCGGACCGGCTTCCATCACGCGCCCGTGTTGCATGACCACGACATCGTCGGCGTAATGGCGAACAATCGACAAGTCATGGGTGATCAACAGCACGGCCATGCCCATTTTCGTCTGAAGGTCACGCAGCAGCTCCAGTACTTGACGCTGGACCGTGACATCTAACGCGGTGGTGGGTTCATCGGCAATCAGCAGATCCGGTTCGTTGGCCAGCGCCATGGCGATCATCACGCGCTGCTTTTGACCGCCGGAGAGTTGGTGCGGGTAATAACTCAAGCGTTGCTCGGGATCGGGAATACCGACCAGATCCAGCAGTTCCAACGTGCGACTGCGCGCCCGGTTGGGACGCATACCTTGATGCAGGGCCAGGGTCTCGCTGATCTGTTTTTCCACGGTATGGAGCGGGTTCAGGGACGTCATCGGTTCCTGAAAGATCATGCTGATGCGCTTGCCGCGGATCTGGCGCAGCCGCTGTGGCTTGGCTTTCAGCAGATTTTCGCCTTCCAGATGAATTTCGCCGGCCGGGTAGCTGGCATGGCGATCGTCCAACAGCCGAAGAATCGACAGAGCCGTCACGGACTTGCCTGAGCCGCTTTCGCCGACCAGTGCGAGTGTTCGGCCAACGGGTACCGAAAAGCTGACGTCGTCGACCACCTTCTTGCCGTGAAACGCAATCGACAAATGACGGACATCGAGAAAGTCGGCCATATCAGTTCTTCCTCGGGTCGAAGGCATCGCGTACCGCTTCACCGATGAACACGAGAAGCGTCAGCATGATCGCGAGGGTGATAAAGGCGGAGATACCCAGCCAGGGAGCGTGCAGGTTAGCTTTGCCCTGAGCAATAAGCTCCCCCAGGGACGGCGAGCCCGGCGGCAGCCCGAAGCCCAGGAAGTCCAGCGATGTAAGGCCGGTAATGGCGCCGGTCAAAATAAACGGTACGAAGGTAATGGTGGCCACCATGGCATTGGGCAGCATATGGCGAAACATGATCGTGCGATTATCCAGGCCCAACGCCCGGGCAGCCCGTACATACTCGAAATTGCGCGCCCTCAGGAACTCGGCTCGAACCACATCCACCAGTCCCATCCAACTGAACAGCAGCATGATACCGAGCAGCCACCAGAAGCTGGGCTGAACGATACTGGATAGAATGATCAACAGATAGAGCACTGGCAAACCCGACCAGATTTCGACGAAGCGCTGGCCAATCAGGTCGACCTTGCCGCCATAGAAACCCTGCAGAGCGCCGACGATCACCCCGACGATGCAGCTGAAAAAGGTCAGCGTCAGGGCAAACAACACCGATATACGGAAGCCGTAGATCAGCCGGGCCACAACATCCCGGCCTTGGTCATCGGTACCCAGCCAGTTCACCGAAGAGGGCGGCGCGGGCGAGGGCACCTTCAGGTTGTAGTTGATCGTATCGTAGCTGAAGCGAATCGGCGGCCAGAGCATCCAGCCGTTGGCCTTGATTTCATCCGCGATGAAGGGATCCCGGTAGTCGGCCTCGGTGGGCAGGAAGCCCCCGAAGGTTTCCTCGTTAACCTGCTCGACGATGGGGAAATAGAGGTCGTCCTGATAGCTGACGACCAAGGGTTTGTCGTTGGCAACCACTTCGGCAAAAAGTGTCACGAAGAAAAGGACCAGAAACAGCCAAAGTGAATAAAACCCGCGCCGGTTGTTGCGGAAATTATGCAGACGACGGCGTTGGATGGGCGAGAGCTCGAAGGACGCCATGCTCAGCCCTCCCTGCTTTCAAAGTCGATACGCGGGTCCACCAGTACGTAGGTGAGGTCGCTGATGAGCTTCAACACCAGGCCCATAAGCGTAAATATATAGAGCGTTCCGAAGATCACCGGATAGTCCCGGTTGAGCGCCGCTTCGAAGCCCAGCAACCCGAGGCCATCGAGTGAGAAGATCACCTCGATCAGTAGCGAACCGGTAAAGAATAGGGCGACGAGCAACCCCGGCAGGCTGGCGATGACAATCAGCATAGCGTTGCGGAACACATGGCCATAGAGGATACGGCGCTCCTCCAGACCTTTGGCGCGCGCGGTCACCACGTATTGCTTACCGATTTCATCCAGGAAGGAATTTTTTGTCAGCAAGGTCAGGGTAGCAAAACCGCCAATTACGTTGGCCGTAACCGGTAGCGCCAGATGCCAGAAATAATCGCCGATTTTCTGGTACCAAGTCAGTTCTTCAAAGTTCGGTGAAGTAAGACCTCTCAACGGGAACCAGTCCCAGTAACTGCCGCCGGCGAATAGCACAATGAGTAGAATAGCGAAAAGAAATCCGGGGATGGCATAGCCGACAATAATGACCGAGCTGGACCAGACGTCGAATCGTGTCCCGTCGGTGACCGCCTTCTTGATGCCCAGAGGTATTGAGATCAGATAGATAATGAGCGTCGACCAGAGCCCCAGCGAAATGGAAACGGGCAGCTTGTCGATGATCAGCTCGATGACCGTGCGGTCTCTGTAGAAACTCTCGCCGAAATCGAACGTGGCGTAGTCACCCAGCATCTTGAAGAAGCGCTCATGGGGTGGCTTATCGAAGCCGTAGAGTT
Coding sequences:
- a CDS encoding ABC transporter ATP-binding protein, giving the protein MADFLDVRHLSIAFHGKKVVDDVSFSVPVGRTLALVGESGSGKSVTALSILRLLDDRHASYPAGEIHLEGENLLKAKPQRLRQIRGKRISMIFQEPMTSLNPLHTVEKQISETLALHQGMRPNRARSRTLELLDLVGIPDPEQRLSYYPHQLSGGQKQRVMIAMALANEPDLLIADEPTTALDVTVQRQVLELLRDLQTKMGMAVLLITHDLSIVRHYADDVVVMQHGRVMEAGPTEDVFNNPSQAYTRMLLNADPGDAPPSIAGDATPLLTMEKVNVRFPVTKDFLGRPKTFLHAVNDVGLSLRTGETLGIVGESGSGKTTLGMALLKLTRCDGDIRFEDRTIGHLSQKQFKPLRRHLQIVFQDPYGSLSPRMSVGEIIGEGLNVHFQDEKERHEAMIIQALKDVGLDPETRHRYPHEFSGGQRQRIAIARALVLHPKLIVLDEPTSALDRTVQKQVIELLRSLQQRYGLSYLFISHDLSVVRALSHRVLVLKSGKVVEYGDAEQVLGSPQADYTRQLLDAAFFYQGKPDDSVGPVS
- a CDS encoding ABC transporter permease, which produces MASFELSPIQRRRLHNFRNNRRGFYSLWLFLVLFFVTLFAEVVANDKPLVVSYQDDLYFPIVEQVNEETFGGFLPTEADYRDPFIADEIKANGWMLWPPIRFSYDTINYNLKVPSPAPPSSVNWLGTDDQGRDVVARLIYGFRISVLFALTLTFFSCIVGVIVGALQGFYGGKVDLIGQRFVEIWSGLPVLYLLIILSSIVQPSFWWLLGIMLLFSWMGLVDVVRAEFLRARNFEYVRAARALGLDNRTIMFRHMLPNAMVATITFVPFILTGAITGLTSLDFLGFGLPPGSPSLGELIAQGKANLHAPWLGISAFITLAIMLTLLVFIGEAVRDAFDPRKN
- a CDS encoding microcin C ABC transporter permease YejB, which produces MGVYILRRLLLIIPTLIGIMLLNFLIVQAAPGGPVEQLIAEMEGMGGSSLARATGGGGAEVSEGGQTRGAKGLPPELLKEMEQLYGFDKPPHERFFKMLGDYATFDFGESFYRDRTVIELIIDKLPVSISLGLWSTLIIYLISIPLGIKKAVTDGTRFDVWSSSVIIVGYAIPGFLFAILLIVLFAGGSYWDWFPLRGLTSPNFEELTWYQKIGDYFWHLALPVTANVIGGFATLTLLTKNSFLDEIGKQYVVTARAKGLEERRILYGHVFRNAMLIVIASLPGLLVALFFTGSLLIEVIFSLDGLGLLGFEAALNRDYPVIFGTLYIFTLMGLVLKLISDLTYVLVDPRIDFESREG